A region from the candidate division WOR-1 bacterium RIFOXYB2_FULL_36_35 genome encodes:
- a CDS encoding 1-(5-phosphoribosyl)-5-[(5-phosphoribosylamino)methylideneamino]imidazole-4-carboxamide isomerase produces the protein MFEIIPAIDILDGKCVRLKQGHFDKKTIYYEDPVKAMLTWEQEGAKRLHVVDLDGARTGTPKNFEIIKKIVETSNIAIQVGGGYRRMDDIEKLLSLGISRVVLGSSAIFNPNLIEKVCQKFRDQIIVAVDAKDGKVMANGWTNVSQKTAAALGQEVVAMGVKRFIFTDISRDGMLTGPNFDEIEKFANAVKVPVIASGGVACTEDIEKLKKLPLEGCIVGQALYTGSIKLKELL, from the coding sequence ATGTTTGAAATAATACCAGCTATAGATATATTAGATGGAAAATGCGTAAGGCTAAAACAAGGCCATTTCGACAAAAAAACCATCTATTATGAAGATCCTGTCAAAGCAATGCTAACGTGGGAACAAGAAGGAGCTAAACGTCTTCATGTCGTAGATTTAGATGGAGCAAGAACAGGAACTCCCAAAAATTTTGAGATCATAAAAAAAATTGTAGAGACATCAAATATAGCCATTCAAGTAGGCGGAGGATACAGAAGAATGGACGACATTGAAAAACTCTTGTCCCTTGGAATTTCTCGTGTTGTACTTGGAAGTTCCGCGATATTTAATCCCAATTTAATAGAAAAAGTTTGTCAGAAATTTAGAGATCAAATAATTGTAGCTGTAGACGCAAAAGATGGAAAAGTAATGGCAAACGGATGGACAAATGTTTCGCAAAAGACTGCCGCTGCGTTAGGACAAGAAGTTGTCGCAATGGGAGTTAAAAGATTTATATTTACAGATATTTCTCGTGATGGGATGCTTACGGGTCCTAATTTTGATGAAATTGAAAAATTCGCAAATGCTGTAAAAGTTCCGGTTATTGCGTCCGGAGGGGTTGCCTGTACCGAAGATATAGAAAAACTAAAAAAGCTTCCTCTTGAGGGTTGTATTGTAGGTCAAGCATTATACACAGGTAGTATAAAACTTAAAGAACTTTTATAA
- a CDS encoding imidazole glycerol phosphate synthase, glutamine amidotransferase subunit, which yields MFIAIIDYGAGNLRSVQKALENLGVKATLTKDKAEILSASGIILPGVGAFDSAMKELRAKGLELTIEEAIARNKPFLGICIGFQLLFEKSEEGRDKGLAIIKGEVKKFNFTRTDLKLSIPHMGWNQMKIKNESKLFNGIENGSMVYFAHSYYCNPKEESIVSTTTDYGIEFVSSISKGKMFGIQFHPEKSGVVGLKILKNFGEICLK from the coding sequence ATGTTTATAGCTATAATCGACTATGGCGCGGGAAATCTAAGAAGCGTTCAAAAAGCCCTAGAAAATTTAGGTGTTAAGGCAACATTAACAAAAGATAAAGCTGAAATACTTTCTGCAAGCGGAATAATTCTCCCGGGAGTCGGAGCCTTTGACTCGGCAATGAAAGAATTAAGGGCAAAAGGGCTTGAATTAACTATAGAAGAAGCAATAGCCAGAAACAAACCTTTTCTTGGAATATGTATTGGCTTTCAACTTCTTTTTGAGAAATCGGAAGAAGGAAGAGACAAAGGGCTTGCCATAATAAAAGGAGAAGTAAAAAAATTCAACTTTACAAGAACAGATTTAAAATTATCAATTCCTCATATGGGGTGGAATCAGATGAAAATAAAAAATGAATCTAAGCTCTTTAATGGAATTGAAAACGGATCTATGGTATACTTTGCTCATTCTTATTATTGCAACCCCAAAGAAGAGTCGATTGTAAGCACGACCACAGATTATGGGATTGAATTTGTTTCTTCTATATCAAAAGGGAAAATGTTTGGAATTCAATTCCATCCTGAAAAATCGGGTGTTGTAGGATTAAAAATTTTAAAGAATTTTGGTGAAATATGTTTGAAATAA